A region of Paractinoplanes abujensis DNA encodes the following proteins:
- a CDS encoding bifunctional metallophosphatase/5'-nucleotidase, with the protein MDRPRFRGRAALRHLAAPALALAVVAALPLTRPADTPAAAAPPPEFQSVSVNYGLPSGATVKGQFLSYNDFHGAIDPPAGSGAVVNASGTSTPAGGVEYLATYLKQLRAQAKTEGRSTLTVGAGDLIGATPLVSAAFHDEPTIELMNQIGLQVSSVGNHEFDEGVDELLRLQRGGCHPVDGCQDGDGFGGAKFTYLAANTIDNRTKLPILPPIDIKLVNGVPVGFVGMTLEGTAGIVNPAGIKNVHFTDEITTANKWGNLLKLFGVKAQVLLVHEGGSQATATPTPGVSDCTGFSGPIVPIVAGLNPEFGLVVSGHTHRFYSCTLPNKNGKSVVTSAGTNGQLITDIDYAVDRRTGRFSEITAKNVIVENGVPDGNGGWQKDANGVYLKNPATVDAAAKKIADKYRTAVAPIANRVVGRITADITRTATPAGESPLGDVIADAQLARTTGDGAQIALMNPGGIRADFDAEASAGGEANGEVTYGEAFTVQPFNNLVVTQTFTGAQLKAVLEQQFAGHNGQTTTKMLQVSNGFTYTWSASAALGSKVSNLALNGTPIDPAASYRLTTNDFLANGGDGFSALTAGTGRTTAPGFDIDALVAYLGAGAPVAPGPANRITTVG; encoded by the coding sequence ATGGACCGTCCCCGCTTCCGCGGCCGGGCCGCGCTGCGTCACCTCGCCGCGCCCGCGCTCGCGCTCGCCGTCGTCGCGGCGCTGCCGCTGACCCGTCCCGCGGACACCCCGGCCGCCGCGGCCCCGCCGCCCGAGTTCCAGTCCGTCAGCGTCAACTACGGGCTGCCCTCCGGCGCGACCGTCAAGGGCCAGTTCCTGAGCTACAACGACTTCCACGGCGCGATCGACCCGCCCGCCGGCAGCGGCGCGGTCGTCAACGCGTCCGGCACGTCGACGCCCGCCGGCGGTGTCGAATACCTGGCCACCTACCTCAAGCAGCTGCGGGCCCAGGCCAAGACCGAGGGCCGCTCCACGCTGACCGTCGGCGCGGGCGACCTCATCGGCGCGACCCCGCTGGTCAGCGCCGCGTTCCACGACGAGCCGACGATCGAGCTCATGAACCAGATCGGCCTGCAGGTCAGCTCGGTCGGCAACCACGAGTTCGACGAGGGCGTCGACGAGCTGCTCCGGCTGCAGCGCGGCGGGTGCCACCCGGTCGACGGCTGCCAGGACGGCGACGGCTTCGGCGGGGCCAAGTTCACGTACCTCGCGGCGAACACGATCGACAACCGGACGAAGCTGCCGATTCTCCCGCCCATCGACATCAAGCTGGTCAACGGCGTGCCGGTCGGCTTCGTGGGCATGACGCTGGAAGGCACGGCCGGCATCGTCAACCCCGCCGGCATCAAGAACGTGCACTTCACCGACGAGATCACGACAGCCAACAAGTGGGGCAACCTGCTCAAGCTGTTCGGCGTGAAAGCCCAGGTGCTGCTCGTGCACGAGGGCGGCTCGCAGGCCACGGCCACGCCGACCCCGGGCGTGTCGGACTGCACCGGCTTCAGCGGACCCATCGTGCCGATCGTGGCCGGGCTCAACCCCGAGTTCGGGCTGGTCGTCTCGGGTCACACGCACCGGTTCTACTCGTGCACCCTGCCCAACAAGAACGGCAAGTCAGTGGTCACCAGCGCCGGCACCAACGGCCAGCTGATCACCGACATCGACTACGCGGTCGACCGGCGTACGGGACGCTTCTCCGAGATCACCGCGAAGAACGTGATCGTCGAGAACGGCGTGCCCGACGGCAACGGCGGCTGGCAGAAGGACGCCAACGGCGTGTACCTCAAGAACCCGGCCACCGTCGACGCGGCCGCCAAGAAGATCGCCGACAAGTACCGTACGGCGGTGGCACCCATCGCCAACCGGGTGGTGGGACGCATCACCGCCGACATCACCCGTACGGCGACCCCGGCCGGCGAGAGCCCGCTCGGCGACGTGATCGCGGACGCCCAGCTGGCCCGGACGACAGGCGACGGCGCCCAGATCGCGCTGATGAACCCGGGTGGCATCCGGGCCGACTTCGACGCCGAGGCGTCCGCCGGGGGCGAGGCCAACGGCGAGGTCACGTACGGGGAAGCCTTCACGGTCCAGCCGTTCAACAACCTCGTGGTCACCCAGACCTTCACCGGGGCGCAGCTCAAGGCCGTGCTGGAACAGCAGTTCGCCGGTCACAACGGGCAGACCACCACCAAGATGCTGCAGGTGTCGAACGGCTTCACCTACACCTGGAGCGCCTCCGCCGCCCTCGGCTCGAAGGTCTCGAACCTGGCCCTCAACGGGACGCCGATCGACCCCGCCGCCTCGTACCGGTTGACGACGAACGACTTCCTGGCCAACGGCGGCGACGGCTTCTCCGCGCTGACCGCCGGAACGGGCCGGACCACCGCACCCGGTTTCGACATCGACGCCCTGGTGGCCTACCTGGGCGCCGGCGCACCGGTCGCGCCCGGCCCGGCCAACCGGATCACCACCGTCGGTTAG
- a CDS encoding chorismate mutase, translated as MTADVMDQNTGAGEPLAADEIRAMRERIDEIDQAIIDLWLERARLSQTVGKTRMASGGTRLVLSREREIVERFREALGADGAQVALMILRAGRGPL; from the coding sequence ATGACCGCCGACGTGATGGACCAGAACACCGGCGCGGGCGAGCCGCTGGCCGCCGACGAGATCCGCGCCATGCGCGAACGGATCGACGAGATCGACCAGGCCATCATCGACCTGTGGCTGGAACGCGCCCGCCTCTCGCAAACCGTCGGGAAGACCCGCATGGCCAGCGGCGGCACCCGTCTGGTGCTTTCACGCGAGCGCGAGATCGTGGAGCGCTTCCGCGAGGCCCTGGGCGCCGACGGGGCGCAGGTCGCCCTGATGATCCTTCGCGCCGGCCGCGGCCCCCTCTAG
- a CDS encoding NACHT domain-containing protein, protein MLRPSSRRGLTYADAVHFLGAGESKFLSYVGRLAGIPAGAAALATLSSVDLLAARNEIVEWGQSAFRSFVERRAGLSRFDRTERLVAAHTVLVVNAFFECWGDTGITASEQAALAARSTSESTPAQVAEVLAKATVPMPSAAVPPEKLRADLETYYLMLAAASARFLEGLSFPPPHHPDKAAVVEAAIRQYEITYRSLAADVPEFAIWAAMTDAAAGRATTERVGGELATGLADIRAMVAGLTGAAAACRADLADQYRRELGRPIVDVGDLPDGVTLPATADLYVNPRARAGRAEQGSPVAAESWWAEAAEVPEIQAFLAGYLTGWDAVAAPLVVLGQPGSGKSMLTRVLAATLPPSEYLAVRVELRSVAADAPLQDQIEAAVYDTIGERVPWPELVRSAGGALPVVLLDGFDELLQASGANRADYLEQVRDFQRREADRGRPVAVLVTSRIVVADRARVPDGSVVLRLDPFDDKQIETWLSVWRATNQGGLTTPLPVEVALRYRELAEQPLLLLMLALYDARNNDLREGGDLNRTDLYERLFAEFAHRELAKREPSAPIDAAAIARELRRLEYVAMALFVRGAQVVTEHELENDLRELLRNDRVDRPDRARSLSATQLLVGRFFFLHESRAREGVDQPERCFEFLHATFGEFLVARLVVTTLTDLAEEGKHQARRPYPGPLDAGPLYAWLSFAVLTGRRSVIEFCGAMIGRLSPELRDACDSLLRELLRGAAFPPSTWSLGGYQPLRRSASGREAAFTANLTTLIVLVSPSEGVDPESLGVSWRAQALLWESQLSGDAWQSLWTTMRLVHSRSPDERATLALDDGSSVSLWQSVPYRSDASAESIRPEPIFRDVTAEPGTYLGGSLRMAAFRADIGLPKVLAHSAAPFLRLAPLMTIHDAASAGTNLEVIMEVLFASRDDGPEARHLSNTYQAALSSGIDAESAVVMRLLEGDAHRIEPRTVLNVLLEAAQQTNAFSRSYMTEFADGPARILAICHRRNSDPELIRAVYDRIGGHTKVNPGQQRFRDLLRQEFEILGVPFPEELFA, encoded by the coding sequence ATGCTGCGACCGTCGTCCCGCCGGGGTCTCACCTACGCCGATGCCGTCCACTTCCTCGGGGCGGGAGAGAGCAAGTTCCTCTCGTACGTGGGACGACTCGCCGGGATCCCGGCCGGCGCGGCGGCGCTGGCCACGCTGAGCTCGGTCGACCTGCTGGCGGCGCGCAACGAGATCGTCGAATGGGGACAGTCGGCGTTCCGCTCCTTCGTCGAGCGCCGGGCCGGGCTCAGCCGCTTCGACCGCACGGAACGATTGGTGGCGGCGCACACCGTGCTGGTGGTCAACGCGTTCTTCGAGTGCTGGGGTGACACCGGGATCACGGCGTCCGAGCAGGCCGCCCTGGCCGCCCGCTCCACATCGGAGTCGACTCCCGCCCAGGTGGCCGAGGTGCTGGCCAAGGCGACCGTGCCGATGCCCTCGGCGGCGGTGCCGCCGGAGAAGCTGCGCGCCGACCTCGAGACGTATTACTTGATGCTGGCCGCGGCGTCGGCCCGATTCCTCGAGGGGCTGTCGTTCCCGCCGCCTCACCACCCGGACAAGGCCGCAGTGGTGGAAGCGGCGATCCGGCAGTACGAGATCACCTATCGGTCCCTGGCCGCGGATGTGCCGGAGTTCGCGATCTGGGCCGCCATGACCGACGCCGCCGCCGGCCGTGCCACCACCGAACGGGTGGGCGGCGAACTGGCGACCGGTCTCGCCGACATCCGAGCGATGGTGGCCGGACTGACCGGTGCCGCCGCGGCCTGCCGGGCCGACCTGGCCGACCAGTACCGGCGGGAACTCGGCCGCCCGATTGTCGACGTCGGTGACCTGCCGGACGGGGTGACCTTGCCGGCCACGGCCGACCTCTACGTCAACCCCCGGGCCCGGGCCGGTCGCGCCGAGCAGGGATCGCCGGTTGCCGCCGAGTCGTGGTGGGCGGAGGCGGCCGAGGTCCCCGAGATCCAGGCGTTCCTGGCCGGCTACCTGACCGGGTGGGACGCTGTGGCGGCGCCGCTGGTCGTGCTGGGGCAGCCAGGATCCGGCAAGTCGATGCTGACCCGCGTGCTGGCCGCGACGCTGCCGCCCTCGGAGTACCTGGCCGTGCGGGTGGAGTTGCGCTCGGTCGCCGCCGACGCCCCGCTCCAGGACCAGATCGAGGCGGCCGTCTACGACACGATCGGCGAGCGGGTGCCGTGGCCGGAACTGGTGCGGTCGGCCGGGGGAGCGCTGCCGGTGGTGCTGCTGGACGGCTTCGACGAGTTGTTGCAGGCATCGGGGGCCAACCGGGCCGACTACCTGGAACAGGTCCGCGACTTCCAACGCCGCGAGGCCGACCGCGGTCGTCCGGTGGCGGTGCTGGTCACCTCGCGCATCGTGGTGGCCGACCGGGCGCGTGTCCCCGACGGCAGTGTGGTGCTGCGCCTGGATCCCTTCGACGACAAGCAGATCGAGACCTGGCTGTCGGTCTGGCGGGCCACCAACCAAGGGGGACTGACTACGCCGCTGCCGGTCGAGGTGGCCCTGCGCTATCGCGAGCTGGCTGAGCAGCCGTTGCTGTTGTTGATGCTCGCCCTGTACGACGCGCGGAACAACGATCTGCGCGAGGGCGGCGACCTGAACAGGACCGATCTGTACGAGCGGTTGTTCGCCGAGTTCGCCCACCGCGAACTGGCCAAACGCGAACCGTCGGCCCCGATCGACGCCGCGGCGATCGCCCGCGAGCTCCGCCGGTTGGAGTACGTGGCCATGGCTCTCTTCGTCCGCGGCGCCCAGGTCGTCACCGAACACGAGCTGGAAAACGACCTCCGGGAACTGCTGCGAAACGACCGGGTGGATCGGCCGGACCGCGCTCGTTCGCTGAGCGCGACACAGTTGCTGGTAGGCCGGTTCTTCTTCCTGCACGAATCCCGCGCCCGGGAAGGCGTGGACCAGCCGGAGCGCTGTTTCGAGTTCCTGCACGCCACCTTCGGTGAGTTCCTGGTGGCGCGCCTGGTGGTGACCACGCTGACCGACCTGGCCGAGGAAGGCAAGCACCAGGCCCGGCGGCCTTACCCCGGCCCGTTGGACGCCGGCCCTCTTTACGCCTGGCTGTCCTTCGCGGTGCTCACCGGCCGTCGATCCGTGATCGAATTCTGCGGGGCGATGATCGGGCGATTGTCTCCTGAGCTGCGGGATGCCTGCGACAGCCTTCTCCGGGAACTGCTGCGGGGCGCGGCGTTTCCGCCGTCGACCTGGTCGCTCGGCGGTTATCAGCCGTTGCGCCGGTCGGCGTCCGGACGGGAAGCGGCCTTCACCGCCAACCTCACGACGCTGATCGTGCTGGTGTCCCCCTCGGAGGGAGTCGATCCCGAGTCGCTCGGCGTCTCCTGGCGGGCGCAGGCGCTCCTGTGGGAGAGCCAGCTGTCCGGCGACGCCTGGCAAAGCCTCTGGACCACGATGCGCCTGGTGCACAGCAGAAGTCCCGACGAACGAGCGACACTCGCCCTCGACGACGGATCGAGCGTCAGTCTGTGGCAGTCGGTGCCATATCGGTCCGACGCGTCTGCCGAATCGATCCGGCCGGAACCCATTTTTCGAGACGTCACCGCCGAACCGGGGACCTATCTGGGCGGGTCGTTGCGGATGGCGGCTTTCCGAGCCGACATCGGCCTACCGAAAGTGCTCGCCCACAGCGCGGCCCCGTTTCTGCGGTTGGCGCCGCTCATGACGATCCACGACGCCGCCTCAGCAGGCACAAATCTCGAAGTGATCATGGAGGTGCTCTTCGCGTCTCGCGATGACGGTCCCGAGGCGCGGCACCTGTCCAACACCTATCAAGCTGCTCTCAGCTCAGGCATTGACGCCGAGAGCGCCGTTGTCATGCGCCTACTCGAAGGAGACGCCCACCGCATCGAGCCGCGCACTGTGTTGAACGTGCTGCTCGAGGCCGCGCAGCAGACGAACGCCTTCTCGCGCAGCTATATGACCGAATTCGCTGACGGGCCGGCGCGAATCCTGGCCATCTGTCACCGGCGCAACAGCGACCCCGAGCTGATCCGCGCCGTCTACGACCGGATCGGTGGGCACACCAAAGTCAATCCTGGCCAGCAGCGCTTTCGTGACTTGCTGCGGCAGGAGTTCGAGATACTCGGTGTGCCGTTCCCCGAGGAGTTGTTCGCCTAG
- a CDS encoding ABC transporter ATP-binding protein — MSDVVLETRGLVKHFGAVRAVDGVDLQLRRGETLGVVGESGCGKSTLAKLLVGLEKPTGGEIRVRGDDLSRLRGGGLRRARRNIQMVMQDPYTSLNPRMTVGDILGEPYDIHPDAVPHTGRQRAVQELLDLVGLNPDHLNRYPHQFSGGQRQRIGIARALALRPEIIVCDEPVSALDVSIQAQVINLLEGLQRHLGLAYIFIAHDLSVVRHISDRVAVMYLGKIVETGNHMAIYDQPTHPYTQALLSAVPVPDPRLRGRRDHIMLTGEVPSPAAPPSGCRFRTRCWKAQPGCAEHEPTLEIRERSPHPSACHYAEVRDVMRRF; from the coding sequence GTGTCTGACGTCGTGCTCGAGACCCGTGGACTGGTGAAACACTTCGGCGCGGTGCGAGCGGTGGACGGGGTCGACCTGCAACTGCGGCGGGGCGAGACCCTGGGCGTCGTCGGGGAATCGGGCTGCGGCAAGTCGACGCTGGCCAAACTGCTGGTCGGGCTGGAGAAACCGACCGGCGGCGAGATCCGCGTCCGGGGGGACGACCTGTCCCGGCTGCGCGGCGGCGGCCTGCGGCGGGCCCGGCGCAACATCCAGATGGTGATGCAGGACCCGTACACGTCGCTCAACCCGCGCATGACGGTCGGCGACATCCTCGGCGAGCCGTACGACATCCACCCCGACGCCGTGCCGCACACCGGCCGGCAGCGCGCCGTGCAGGAACTGCTCGACCTGGTCGGGCTCAACCCCGACCACCTCAACCGCTACCCGCACCAGTTCTCCGGCGGCCAGCGCCAGCGCATCGGCATCGCCCGCGCCCTCGCCCTGCGTCCCGAGATCATCGTGTGCGACGAGCCGGTCTCCGCCCTCGACGTGTCGATCCAGGCCCAGGTGATCAACCTGCTGGAGGGTCTGCAACGGCATCTCGGGCTCGCCTACATCTTCATCGCGCACGACCTGTCGGTGGTGCGGCACATCTCCGACCGGGTCGCCGTCATGTACCTCGGCAAGATCGTCGAGACCGGCAACCACATGGCGATCTACGACCAGCCGACCCACCCGTACACGCAGGCGCTGCTGTCGGCCGTCCCGGTGCCCGACCCCCGGCTGCGCGGCCGCCGCGACCACATCATGCTCACGGGCGAGGTGCCGTCGCCGGCCGCACCGCCGTCGGGATGCCGTTTTCGGACGCGCTGCTGGAAGGCCCAGCCGGGGTGTGCCGAACATGAGCCGACACTGGAGATCCGGGAGCGGTCGCCGCACCCGAGCGCCTGCCACTACGCCGAGGTTCGCGACGTGATGCGCCGCTTCTGA
- a CDS encoding ABC transporter ATP-binding protein gives MTAPLLDVRDLHVEFRTREGVARAVNGVNLRLHPGETLAVLGESGCGKSVTAQAIMGILDTPPAHVTGGEVLYRGTDLLRLPESERRKMRANHIAMIFQDALSALNPVFTVGFQLAELFRVHRGLSRRDAKRRAVDLLDQVRIPDAGRRVDDYPHQFSGGMRQRVMIAMALALDPDVLIADEPTTALDVTVQAQIMSLLAELQRERTMGLLLITHDMGVVADVADRIAVMYAGQVVEEAPVHDIYARPAHAYTKALLESIPRLDHKGRALNVIGGLPPALTDIPRGCAFHPRCAYAREICRLEPPPAYRIAPQRIASCHFVREVLGV, from the coding sequence ATGACCGCCCCCCTGTTGGACGTCCGCGATCTGCACGTCGAATTCCGTACGCGGGAAGGTGTGGCTCGCGCGGTCAACGGCGTCAACCTGCGGCTGCACCCGGGGGAGACGCTCGCCGTGCTGGGCGAATCGGGCTGCGGCAAGTCGGTGACCGCCCAGGCGATCATGGGCATTCTGGACACTCCGCCCGCGCACGTGACCGGCGGCGAGGTCCTCTATCGCGGTACCGACCTGCTGCGGCTGCCCGAGAGTGAACGCCGCAAGATGCGCGCCAACCACATCGCGATGATCTTCCAGGACGCCCTGAGCGCGCTCAATCCGGTCTTCACTGTCGGGTTCCAGCTGGCCGAACTGTTCCGGGTGCACCGGGGCCTGAGCCGCCGCGACGCCAAACGCCGGGCCGTCGACCTGCTCGACCAGGTCCGCATCCCCGACGCCGGACGCCGCGTCGACGACTACCCGCACCAGTTCTCCGGCGGCATGCGGCAACGCGTCATGATCGCGATGGCGCTGGCCCTCGACCCCGACGTGCTGATCGCCGACGAGCCCACCACGGCCCTCGACGTCACCGTGCAGGCCCAGATCATGAGCTTGCTGGCCGAACTGCAGCGCGAACGCACCATGGGGCTGCTGCTGATCACACACGACATGGGTGTGGTGGCCGACGTGGCCGACCGGATCGCGGTCATGTATGCCGGGCAGGTCGTCGAGGAGGCGCCGGTACACGACATCTACGCGCGGCCGGCCCACGCCTACACCAAGGCGCTGCTCGAATCGATCCCGCGGCTCGACCACAAAGGCCGGGCGCTCAACGTGATCGGCGGGCTGCCGCCGGCGCTCACGGACATCCCGCGCGGCTGCGCCTTCCACCCCCGGTGCGCGTACGCGCGGGAGATCTGCCGGCTCGAACCGCCGCCCGCCTACCGGATCGCGCCGCAGCGGATCGCCAGCTGTCACTTCGTACGGGAGGTTCTCGGTGTCTGA
- a CDS encoding ABC transporter permease: MSEVEAVTRATGKPRSLAGDAWRDLRTSKVFWIAAVLVVVVLVMAAWPSLFTSADPRDCLLARKNAGPTGAAIFGFDFQGCDVYAKTVYGARDSILVAVGATLLAGVIGLIVGLMAGYFGGWLDALLSRFIDVMLGVPFLLGAIVLAKRLSSDPGSNGVLAVTVTLGVLGWTTAARVLRSAVLTTKNQDYVAAARMLGAGPGRLMIRHILPNSISPFIVVLTILLGINIAGEATLSYLGVGLKGDAVSWGIAIAEAGPFARTAAAPLVWPSVFLAATVLAFIMLGDAVRDAFDPKLR; this comes from the coding sequence ATGAGTGAGGTCGAAGCGGTGACCAGGGCCACCGGCAAGCCGCGCAGCCTGGCCGGTGACGCCTGGCGCGACCTGCGGACGAGCAAGGTCTTCTGGATCGCCGCGGTGCTGGTCGTCGTCGTGCTCGTGATGGCGGCCTGGCCGTCGCTGTTCACCTCGGCCGACCCGCGCGACTGCCTGCTCGCCCGCAAGAACGCCGGACCCACGGGCGCGGCGATCTTCGGTTTCGACTTCCAGGGCTGCGACGTCTACGCCAAGACCGTGTACGGCGCCCGCGACTCGATCCTCGTCGCGGTCGGCGCCACCCTGCTGGCCGGCGTGATCGGTCTGATCGTCGGGCTCATGGCCGGTTACTTCGGCGGCTGGCTGGACGCGCTGCTGTCCCGCTTCATCGACGTCATGCTGGGCGTCCCGTTCCTGCTCGGCGCGATCGTGCTGGCCAAGCGACTGTCGTCCGACCCCGGCAGCAACGGCGTGCTCGCGGTGACCGTGACGCTCGGGGTGCTCGGCTGGACGACGGCGGCCCGGGTGCTGCGCTCGGCCGTGCTGACCACGAAGAACCAGGACTACGTGGCCGCGGCCCGGATGCTCGGGGCGGGCCCGGGGCGGCTGATGATCCGCCACATCCTGCCCAACTCGATCAGCCCGTTCATCGTCGTGCTGACCATCCTGCTCGGCATCAACATCGCCGGCGAGGCCACCCTGTCGTACCTCGGCGTGGGTCTCAAAGGTGACGCCGTGAGCTGGGGCATCGCGATCGCGGAGGCCGGACCCTTCGCCCGTACGGCGGCGGCCCCGCTGGTCTGGCCCTCGGTGTTCCTGGCGGCCACCGTGCTCGCCTTCATCATGCTCGGCGACGCCGTCCGCGACGCCTTCGACCCGAAACTGCGGTGA
- a CDS encoding ABC transporter permease — protein MFRFIVRRLLQMVVTFFGATFVVYALMFAYVDDPYQALAGDRPLTDTQRAALDARFHLDDGFFQQYWHYVTGLLTGDLGETTTGRSIGDLLAEAWPVTIRLALLAIVIAAIIAVGAGVLSGIRRGGVFDTVTLVLTLLVLAMPIVVLAPLAQLVFGIQLGWFPPTAGRDAGLYELLLPAVVLGSLVIATELRVTRTSVAENLRADYVRTARAKGLAPKRVIGVHVLRNSLIPVVTLIGVDIGVLMSGAIVTEGVFNIPGVGFNLFRGIRAEDGPLVVGFVSVLVIVFLVINLVVDLLYAALDPRIRYE, from the coding sequence ATGTTCCGCTTCATCGTGCGGCGCCTGCTGCAGATGGTCGTCACCTTCTTCGGGGCCACCTTCGTCGTCTACGCGCTGATGTTCGCGTACGTCGACGACCCGTACCAGGCGCTGGCCGGCGACCGTCCCCTCACCGACACCCAGCGGGCTGCGCTCGACGCCCGCTTCCACCTCGACGACGGCTTCTTCCAGCAGTACTGGCACTACGTGACGGGCCTGCTCACCGGCGACCTCGGCGAGACGACGACCGGCCGCTCGATCGGCGATCTGCTGGCGGAGGCCTGGCCCGTCACCATCCGGCTGGCGCTGCTGGCGATCGTCATCGCCGCGATCATCGCCGTCGGGGCCGGTGTGCTCTCGGGCATCCGCCGCGGCGGCGTGTTCGACACCGTCACCCTGGTGCTGACGCTGCTGGTGCTGGCCATGCCGATCGTGGTGCTGGCTCCGCTGGCCCAGCTGGTGTTCGGCATCCAGCTCGGCTGGTTCCCGCCGACCGCCGGGCGCGACGCCGGCCTGTACGAGCTGCTGCTGCCCGCCGTGGTGCTGGGCAGCCTGGTGATCGCGACCGAGCTGCGGGTGACCCGTACGTCGGTGGCCGAGAACCTGCGCGCCGACTACGTGCGTACGGCCCGGGCCAAGGGCCTCGCGCCCAAGCGGGTGATCGGGGTGCACGTGCTGCGCAACTCCCTGATCCCGGTGGTCACGTTGATCGGCGTGGACATCGGTGTGCTGATGTCGGGGGCGATCGTCACCGAGGGCGTGTTCAACATCCCCGGCGTCGGCTTCAACCTGTTCCGCGGCATCCGGGCCGAGGACGGACCGCTCGTGGTCGGGTTCGTGAGCGTCCTGGTGATCGTCTTCCTGGTGATCAACCTGGTCGTCGACCTGCTGTACGCCGCCCTCGACCCCAGGATCCGCTATGAGTGA
- a CDS encoding peptide ABC transporter substrate-binding protein, producing the protein MPGKSPWKVAAASAVIALLAAGCSGTDSDDTEVVPNSISIGIAEPSSLIPSNSIESSGSQVLASLFYPLVRFDPTNKPYLVAAQSITHDKTNRVWTVRLKPGFTFSNGEPVVADNYLDAWNYGAYGPNGQLASYFFSRIDGFADLQSKDPDDDGPEKAPEPRAKKLRGLKKINNLTFTVTLSEAFAGWQSVMGYDAFYPLPKAAFSGDGVLNKEFAEAPIGNGPFKMKGTWQHDEKITVEKVADFKGTIPKVNGITWKIYQELSAQYADLNAGNLDIETKIPIENLASASGDLGDRLGRTDSSAFSFVGFPMYLDKYKDPNIRRALSMAINRDEMTDQVFLGSEKPATSFVSPAIEGARSNSCGQWCEYNPTRAKQLYTAANGPKDIKIAYNVDGGHKAWIDAMCNQIKVSLAINCTGSGLPKLGDVVSRARAGEDIGLIRLGWTMDYPLMESYLGPLYTSDGSSNYYGYKNSTFDSLVRQGSAATSTKQAEQLWNEAENQLVRDMPVIPLRFGQNVFGWSERVTDVTMDLFQKVDIYTVDIAS; encoded by the coding sequence ATGCCTGGGAAAAGCCCGTGGAAGGTGGCTGCCGCATCGGCTGTCATCGCCCTGCTGGCGGCCGGTTGCAGCGGCACTGACTCGGACGACACCGAGGTTGTGCCCAACAGCATCAGCATCGGCATCGCCGAGCCCTCGAGCCTGATCCCGTCGAACTCCATCGAGTCGAGTGGCTCGCAGGTGCTGGCGTCCTTGTTCTACCCGCTCGTGCGGTTCGACCCCACCAACAAGCCCTACCTGGTGGCGGCCCAGTCGATCACGCATGACAAGACGAACCGGGTCTGGACCGTCCGGCTCAAGCCGGGGTTCACCTTCAGCAACGGCGAGCCGGTCGTGGCCGACAACTACCTCGACGCCTGGAACTACGGCGCCTACGGGCCGAACGGTCAGCTCGCGTCGTACTTCTTCAGCCGCATCGACGGCTTCGCCGACCTGCAGTCGAAGGACCCCGACGACGACGGCCCGGAGAAGGCGCCCGAGCCCCGGGCCAAGAAGCTGCGCGGCCTCAAGAAGATCAACAACCTGACCTTCACGGTGACCCTCAGCGAGGCGTTCGCGGGCTGGCAGTCAGTCATGGGCTACGACGCTTTCTACCCGCTGCCCAAGGCCGCGTTCTCCGGCGACGGGGTGCTCAACAAGGAGTTCGCCGAGGCCCCGATCGGCAACGGCCCCTTCAAGATGAAGGGCACCTGGCAGCACGACGAGAAGATCACCGTCGAGAAGGTAGCCGACTTCAAGGGCACGATCCCCAAGGTCAACGGCATCACCTGGAAGATCTATCAGGAGCTCAGCGCCCAGTACGCCGACCTCAACGCGGGCAACCTCGACATCGAGACGAAGATCCCGATCGAGAACCTCGCCTCCGCCTCCGGTGACCTCGGCGACCGGCTGGGCCGCACGGACAGCTCGGCCTTCTCGTTCGTCGGCTTCCCGATGTATCTCGACAAATACAAGGACCCGAACATCCGCCGCGCCCTGTCCATGGCGATCAACCGCGACGAGATGACCGACCAGGTCTTCCTCGGCTCCGAGAAGCCGGCCACCTCGTTCGTGTCGCCGGCCATCGAGGGCGCCCGGTCCAACAGCTGCGGCCAGTGGTGCGAATACAACCCGACCCGGGCCAAGCAGCTTTACACCGCGGCCAACGGCCCGAAAGACATCAAGATCGCGTACAACGTGGACGGCGGGCACAAGGCCTGGATCGACGCGATGTGCAACCAGATCAAGGTGTCCCTGGCGATCAACTGCACCGGTTCCGGCCTGCCCAAGCTGGGCGACGTCGTCAGCCGGGCCCGGGCCGGGGAGGACATCGGCCTGATCCGGCTGGGCTGGACGATGGACTACCCGCTGATGGAGAGCTACCTCGGCCCGCTCTACACCAGCGACGGCTCCTCGAACTACTACGGCTACAAGAACAGCACGTTCGACAGCCTGGTGCGTCAGGGTTCGGCCGCGACCAGCACCAAGCAGGCCGAGCAGCTGTGGAACGAGGCGGAGAACCAGCTCGTCCGGGACATGCCGGTGATCCCGCTGCGGTTCGGCCAGAACGTCTTCGGCTGGTCGGAACGGGTCACCGACGTGACGATGGACCTCTTCCAGAAGGTCGACATCTACACGGTCGACATCGCGAGCTAA